One segment of Synchiropus splendidus isolate RoL2022-P1 chromosome 4, RoL_Sspl_1.0, whole genome shotgun sequence DNA contains the following:
- the trmu gene encoding mitochondrial tRNA-specific 2-thiouridylase 1: protein MGVMRHVVCAMSGGVDSSVAALLLKKRGYSVTGVFMKNWDSLDESGSCSAERDCEDAHRVCQTLGMPFHQVSYVKEYWNEVFSNLLKEYEKGRTPNPDILCNKYIKFNHFHQYVINTLGADAMATGHYARTSQEDEEVFQQKHAPAETSLFRHRFEQRNPVRLCQGADRVKDQTFFLSQISQHALRQTLFPLAGLTKDFVKKIAAEAGFHHVLKKKESMGICFIGERNFENFILEYLEPKPGNFVSVEDGKVMGSHRGWFTVTLGQRARIGGLRDPWFIVDKDITTGDVFVAPTTNHPALFRDTIRTDRFHWITVDPPADLIRTKMMECHFRFIHQMALIPCTVTLNMDGSVWISLSQPIRALTPGQFAVLYRGDECLGSGKIIQLGPSEFTLQRGRQAARLRDTTDSTEPPS from the exons ATGGGTGTAATGCGGCACGTCGTGTGCGCCATGTCCGGTGGTGTTGACAGCTCTGTGGCGGCGTTGCTGCTGAAAAAAAGAG GTTACAGTGTGACTGGGGTCTTCATGAAGAACTGGGACTCTCTGGATGAAAGTGGAAGCTGCTCTGCGGAGAGAGACTGTGAGGACGCCCACCGAGTGTGCCAGACTCTGGGCATGCCCTTCCACCAAGTGTCCTACGTCAAAGAATACTGGAATGAGGTCTTCAG TAATCTGTTGAAGGAATATGAGAAAGGTCGCACACCAAATCCAGATATTCTCTGCAACAAGTACATCAAGTTTAACCACTTCCACCAGTATGTCATTAACACCCTTG GAGCTGATGCCATGGCGACAGGTCACTATGCTCGGACGTCACAGGAGGACGAAGAGGTTTTCCAGCAGAAACATGCTCCGGCAGAGACGTCACTGTTCAGGCACAGATTTGAGCAGAGAAACC CGGTGCGTCTGTGTCAGGGGGCCGATCGGGTCAAGGACCAGACCTTCTTCCTGAGCCAGATCTCTCAGCACGCTCTGAGGCAGACTCTGTTCCCGCTGGCCGGACTTACCAAAGACTTTGTGAAGAAGATAGCGGCTGAAGCGGGTTTCCATCATgtgctgaagaagaaggag AGCATGGGCATCTGCTTCATCGGTGAGAGGAACTTCGAGAACTTCATTTTGGAG TATCTGGAGCCAAAGCCTGGAAATTTTGTCTCAGTTGAGGATGGGAAGGTGATGGGATCGCACAGAG GCTGGTTCACCGTGACTCTGGGTCAGAGGGCTCGGATTGGAGGGCTGAGAGATCCCTGGTTCATTGTGGACAAAGACATAACCACTGGAGATGTCTTTGTG GCTCCGACCACGAATCACCCTGCTCTTTTCCGGGACACTATCCGCACCGATCGCTTCCATTGGATCACCGTGGACCCACCTGCTGACCTGATCAGAACCAAGATGATGGAGTGTCACTTCCGCTTcatccaccagatggcgctga TTCCGTGCACTGTGACGCTAAACATGGACGGGTCCGTCTGGATCTCACTGTCACAGCCAATCAGAGCACTCACACCTGGACAG TTCGCAGTGCTGTACAGAGGAGACGAGTGTCTGGGCAGTGGAAAGATCATCCAGCTGGGACCCAGCGAGTTCACACTGCAGCGAGGGCGTCAGGCTGCTCGGCTCAGAGACACCACAGACTCCACGGAACCTCCCAGCTGA